CGACGGCGACGGCTTCGTCTTCGCGCTCATCGGCGCGGACACGAACACCAAGAGCGTGGGCGGCGACACGAGCATGGGCGAGCTCATGGGCTACAGCGGCACGGGCTGGGACAACAAGGGCCTCGTGCCGCCCAAGATCGGCCTGGAGTTCGACATCTACCACAACGACTGCAACTCCAACCTCTGCAGCCCCGGCTCGCGCTGCGACAGCACCTACGACCACATCGCCTTCGTGCTTTGGGGCGATGAGGCCGGCGTGAGCGGGACCTGTTCGGGCAAGAGCAGACGGCGCTATGACGACAACCGCCACGGCGCGGGCACATTGGGCAGCGACACCGTGCCGAAGAACGCGGAGTCGGGGGAGACTGGATTCTACACCCTGTCCTCGAACAACTGGATGCAGAACGGCGGCAGCTTCCGCCTGCGCTACGAACTGACCCGCCAGACCACCCCGGCCAGCGACGGCGATTACTGCTACGAGCTGCGGGCCTGGGTCCAGCCCGCGAGCGGGACCATGCCCACGGGAATGGACGACGTGACCAAGGACTACGCCCCGGCCCCGGACATCCAGCAGGTCTTCTCCCTCACGCCCGCGATGCACGCCCTGTTCGACCACTTCTACTTCGGCTGGACCGAGGGCACGGGCGCGGCGGTGCAACTGGCCGTGCTGCGCAAGTTCGCCCTGGACTTCAAGCCCGCGCTTCCGGTCCAGAGCATCCCCCGTTCCTCCAATCTCCGGGCTCACTGGTCCATGAACGCGGTGAGCGGCAGCACGGTGCAGGACATCGTGGGTGCGCGCGACGGCAGGGCCTACGGCTCCTACGATTGGGTGCCCGGCACGGGCTGTCCGGACTGTTCGGCGCTCCGGCTCTACGGCTCCAATTCCGACTACGTGCGGGTCTCGGATTCGGGCGGCAGTTCCCTGGACCTGACCTCGGCGGGCACCATCGCGGCCTGGATCTACATCCCGGACGCCTCCAGCCTGAACAGCTACGCCGGGCTCGTGCACAAGGGCTCGTCCACGAGCTTCTCGGACGAGGCCTATTCGCTGCAACTCTGGCCCACCCGCCGCCTGACCCTGGCCGTGGTCACCTCCTCGGGGACCTCCTACCAGGTGCTCTCCGCCAGTTCGATCCCGGCCCAGGGCTGGCACCATGTGGCCGGTACCTGGGGCGGCGGGGGCATGCGCGTCTACATCGACGGGGTCATGGACGGCCAGGATTCGGCCAGCCCCACGGCCCGGACCAACAACGGCACCCTGCAGATCGGCTCCCAGCTGCGTTCGGGCTGGGAAATCTATCCGTTCAACGGGATCATCGACGAGGTCATGCTCTACAACGTGCAGTTGAACGCCGCTGAGATCGAGACGCTCTACAAGAACAGCCCGTGGGGGCAGGGGGAATGATGCGCGCGCGGCTGACGATCCTGGCCCTGGTCCTGGCGTTGCTTGTCCCGGTTTCGGCCTCGGCCCTGGTGGCCCGCGAGGACTACGCCGGGCCGGGCACGCCGCCGGAGTCCCTGCCCACGCGGGCCGAGGCCGCGAAGAAGACCGGCGACGTGACCCCGCGCAACCTGCAGCGGAAGCAGGGCGGGAAGGCCTCCGGTTCCGGGAGCGCCACCAACTCGTCGCAATCCGGCGCCGGAAGCCCGTCCCAGTAACGCCGTCCGCCGGGCGGACTCCCGTTCCGGTTGGCCCGGTCCTTGAAAGTCTTCCTCGGAACCAAGGGCGGCGTCCGGCCGGATTTCCGCCTTGTCCAGTTTTTCCTCCGCCATTCCAGACCCTTGTCGGCCGGGCGCCGCCCGCGGCCGCGATCAGCGCCGCCCCGGGGTTGAACAATTCCGTTCAATCAGGCCGCCGGGGTTCGGCAAAATTGTGAAGCCCCGGCCACGGCCGGGACTCGGGCTGGGTCCGGGAGGGATTCGTGAACCGGAAGCACTCCGTCTTCGTCTACGGGACGCTGAAACAGGGCAAGCCCAACCATTTCTTCCTGCGCGGGGCCCGCTTCCTGGGACGGGCCGCAACCGTGGAGCCCTACGCCCTCTTCGAGGACGAATACCCCATCGTGTCCAAAACCCCGGAGGTCGGCCCGGTCTTCGGCGAGGTCTACGAGCTGGACGGGAAGACGTTGCGGCGGCTGGACGTGCTGGAGCACCACCCGGACATCTACCGCCGGGAGATGGTGCCGGTGCGGCTGGATGGCGGTGGGGTCCGGGAGGCCTGGCTCTACTTCCATCCCGAGCCCACGGGCAGGCTCATCCCCTCGGGCGAATGGTCCGGCCTGGAGCTGGATTCCGACGACGAGCCGCCGGTTTCCGGCTGACGCCCCGGCAGGAGCAGGATTTCCACGAGTTCTCCGGCCGTTGGGCCGTGGCCGGGGGGCGTGACCGCCAGGCCGTGGGCCAGGAGCATCTGGCCGCGCGGGCCGGACGCGCCGCCCAGGGGCGTCGCCAGGAGCCGGGCGTCGCGCAGCTCCAGGGAGCAGGGCGTGAGCCGTTGGGCCCGGTCCGAGCCCTTGAGCGGGGCCGTGAGCAGGGCCCGGGTGCGCGCGGGCGGGGCGGTGATCCCGCGCAGGGCCAGCAGCGCGGGCAGGACCAGGGCGTGGTAGGCCGCGAACACGGCCGAGGGCGTGCCGGGCAGGCCGAAGAGCATGGTCCGCCCGCGCCGGAGCGCCAGGGCGCTCTTGGCCGGGTGCAGGGCCAAGCCCCGGAAGATGGGATCGAAACCGGCGGCCGTGGCGGCGGAGAGGGAGAAATCCCGGTCCCCCGGCCCGGTTCCGCCGGTGGTCAGCACCAGGTCCGCCTCCGTTTCGGCCAGGGCGTGCGCGATGATCCCGGGTTCGTTGGGACAGACCCGCGCATCC
The DNA window shown above is from Desulfovibrio aminophilus and carries:
- a CDS encoding LamG-like jellyroll fold domain-containing protein; amino-acid sequence: MRRARQRGALLLYIIAAVVVFSVLAGTLAAHFSLSTRASAHYDCQKAARLMAESGIRYATSNLRAAATSADLTARVNAMNGQTFWMADGSSFALAAVAGGKGYVVTSTGASPCQGDAAVTATLTRDFAVAAGGGGIISFDDGDLSGFEAIPGSEGTATVTIKNDTANPGNSSVELGGGSIKDNYGALWYGGGKGGCINGNCTLGNGVRSYFEFQFNPGSDGDGFVFALIGADTNTKSVGGDTSMGELMGYSGTGWDNKGLVPPKIGLEFDIYHNDCNSNLCSPGSRCDSTYDHIAFVLWGDEAGVSGTCSGKSRRRYDDNRHGAGTLGSDTVPKNAESGETGFYTLSSNNWMQNGGSFRLRYELTRQTTPASDGDYCYELRAWVQPASGTMPTGMDDVTKDYAPAPDIQQVFSLTPAMHALFDHFYFGWTEGTGAAVQLAVLRKFALDFKPALPVQSIPRSSNLRAHWSMNAVSGSTVQDIVGARDGRAYGSYDWVPGTGCPDCSALRLYGSNSDYVRVSDSGGSSLDLTSAGTIAAWIYIPDASSLNSYAGLVHKGSSTSFSDEAYSLQLWPTRRLTLAVVTSSGTSYQVLSASSIPAQGWHHVAGTWGGGGMRVYIDGVMDGQDSASPTARTNNGTLQIGSQLRSGWEIYPFNGIIDEVMLYNVQLNAAEIETLYKNSPWGQGE
- a CDS encoding gamma-glutamylcyclotransferase family protein, which encodes MNRKHSVFVYGTLKQGKPNHFFLRGARFLGRAATVEPYALFEDEYPIVSKTPEVGPVFGEVYELDGKTLRRLDVLEHHPDIYRREMVPVRLDGGGVREAWLYFHPEPTGRLIPSGEWSGLELDSDDEPPVSG
- a CDS encoding molybdopterin-binding protein — encoded protein: AKLALRGHVRPSTEPDQPLGPGEACRVLTGAPLPQGADAVAPDEEISRDAETVTLTAPVAEGRGVRLPGSELARGTPIVSRGQAVTPAAASALASLGRAEITAVPPPRALVLAVGNELVSLEEAGRARGPLLVADNLLLLRGLLRESGVRDADARVCPNEPGIIAHALAETEADLVLTTGGTGPGDRDFSLSAATAAGFDPIFRGLALHPAKSALALRRGRTMLFGLPGTPSAVFAAYHALVLPALLALRGITAPPARTRALLTAPLKGSDRAQRLTPCSLELRDARLLATPLGGASGPRGQMLLAHGLAVTPPGHGPTAGELVEILLLPGRQPETGGSSSESSSRPDHSPEGMSLPVGSGWK